One segment of Ziziphus jujuba cultivar Dongzao chromosome 12, ASM3175591v1 DNA contains the following:
- the LOC107429183 gene encoding histidine kinase 4 isoform X2, translated as MGLKMQSHQSLAVRLNEQMGTKRGYTLIQSYRAWLPKFLIFWVFLMAILSMFIYNGMDADNKVRRKEVLSSMCDQRARMLQDQFSVSVNHVHALAILVSTFHYYKNPSAIDQETFAEYTARTAFERPLLSGVAYAQRVVDSERENFERQHGWTIKTMKREPSPLRDEYAPVIFSQETVSYIESLDMMSGEEDRENILRSRATGKAVLTSPFRLLGSHHLGVVLTFPVYKSKLPSSPTVEERIEATAGYLGGAFDVESLVENLLGQLAGNQAFLVNVYDITNSSDPLIMYGHQNQDGDMSLVHESKLDFGDPFRKHQMICSYHQKAPTSWTALTTAFLFFVIGLLVGYILYGAAIHIVKVEDDFHEMQELKGRAEAADVAKSQFLATVSHEIRTPMNGILGMLALLLDTDLSSTQRDYAQTAQACGKALIALINEVLDRAKIEAGKLELEAVPFDLRSILDDVLSLFSEKSRNKGIELAVFVSDKVPDIVMGDPGRFRQVITNLVGNSVKFTERGHIFVKVHLAESPKAMMNGKSESTLNGVPNEDVLTSGGCQFKTLSGCEAADDRNCWDTFKHLIDDKEFRYGSSSNRVATNEEYVTLMVCVEDTGIGIPLRAQDRVFMPFMQADSSTSRNYGGTGIGLSISKCLVELMGGQISFISRPHVGSTFSFTAVFGRCKKNAFDEMKKPKSEDLPSGFRGLKAIVVDGKPVRAAVTKYHLKRLGILVEVASNIKTVTLSTKNGSVTSGNIMHPDIVLVEKDLWISIEDGGFCVRQLDWEQNGHMFKLPKMILLATNISNAEFDKAKAAGFADTVIMKPLRASMIAACLQQVLGIGKKRQQGRDMPNGSSFLQSLLCGKKILVVDDNMVNRRVAAGALKKFGADVDCAESGKVALKKLQLPHCFDACFMDIQMPEMDGFEATRRIRQMESQANQQMNGGPAVEESTCRKGEWHVPILAMTADVIHATYDECLKCGMDGYVSKPFEEENLYQAVAKFFKS; from the exons ATGGGTCTGAAGATGCAGAGCCACCAGTCTTTGGCTGTAAGGTTGAATGAACAAATGGGAACAAAAAGAGGCTACACATTGATTCAGTCCTACAGGGCTTGGCTCCCAAAGTTTCTGATTTTTTGGGTCTTCCTTATGGCAATCTTAAGCATGTTCATCTACAATGGAATGGATGCTGATAACAAGGTAAGAAGGAAAGAAGTGCTGAGCAGCATGTGTGATCAAAGGGCCAGGATGTTGCAAGATCAGTTCAGCGTTAGCGTTAACCATGTCCATGCCCTCGCCATCCTTGTCTCCACCTTCCACTACTACAAGAACCCATCTGCAATTGATCAG gaaACTTTTGCGGAATACACTGCCCGTACAGCTTTTGAGAGGCCTCTACTGAGTGGGGTGGCTTATGCACAAAGAGTGGTTGATTCAGAGAGGGAAAATTTTGAGAGGCAACATGGCTGGACCATAAAGACAATGAAGAGAGAGCCCTCCCCTCTGAGAGATGAATATGCACCGGTGATTTTCTCTCAGGAAACTGTATCATACATTGAGTCACTTGACATGATGTCCGGTGAG GAGGATAGAGAAAACATTTTGAGGTCTAGGGCTACTGGGAAAGCTGTTCTAACAAGTCCTTTTAGGCTACTAGGTTCACATCATCTTGGTGTTGTGTTGACTTTCCCTGTTTACAAATCCAAACTCCCTTCAAGCCCTACAGTGGAAGAGCGTATTGAAGCGACTGCTGG TTACCTTGGTGGAGCCTTTGATGTTGAGTCTCTAGTGGAAAATTTACTTGGGCAACTTGCTGGGAATCAGGCATTTTTGGTCAATGTATATGATATCACAAACTCTTCTGATCCCCTCATCATGTATGGTCACCAAAATCAAGATGGTGATATGTCTCTTGTACATGAAAGTAAGCTTGATTTTGGAGATCCATTCAGGAAGCATCAGATGATATGCAG TTATCATCAAAAGGCTCCCACTTCGTGGACAGCGCTCACCACTgcatttttattctttgttaTTGGCTTACTTGTGGGCTATATCTTATATGGAGCAGCTATTCACATTGTTAAAGTGGAGGATGATTTCCATGAAATGCAGGAACTAAAAGGCAGAGCGGAAGCTGCTGATGTTGCAAAATCTCAG TTTCTAGCTACTGTTTCTCACGAAATTAGAACACCCATGAACGGTATCCTTG GAATGCTTGCTCTGCTTTTAGATACAGATTTAAGCTCAACTCAGAGGGATTATGCTCAAACTGCTCAAGCCTGTGGAAAGGCGCTGATAGCGTTGATAAATGAGGTACTTGACCGGGCAAAGATAGAAGCAGGCAAGTTAGAGCTAGAAGCAGTTCCATTTGACCTTCGGTCTATTTTAGATGATGTCCTATCTTTGTTTTCTGAGAAGTCTAGAAACAAGGGTATTGAG CTGGCGGTCTTTGTTTCGGATAAAGTTCCAGATATTGTTATGGGGGATCCAGGAAGATTCAGGCAGGTCATTACAAATCTCGTGGGCAACTCCGTTAAA TTCACTGAACGGGGACATATATTTGTCAAAGTCCATCTAGCTGAATCACCCAAGGCTATGATGAATGGTAAATCTGAATCGACTTTGAATGGAGTTCCAAATGAAGATGTGCTGACATCTGGAGGTTGTCAGTTTAAAACATTAAGTGGTTGTGAAGCAGCTGATGACAGGAACTGTTGGGACACCTTCAAGCATCTAATCGATGATAAAGAATTCAGATATGGTTCTTCAAGTAATAGGGTGGCCACTAATGAAGAATATGTCACTTTGATGGTATGCGTGGAGGATACAGGAATTGGGATCCCCTTACGTGCCCAAGATCGTGTATTCATGCCCTTCATGCAGGCAGACAGCTCTACCTCTAGAAATTATGGAGGCACTGGTATAGGCTTGAGCATCAGTAAGTGTCTAGTTGAGCTGATGGGTGGTCAAATCAGCTTCATAAGTCGACCTCATGTTGGGAGCACATTTTCCTTCACCGCTGTTTTTGGGAGGTGTAAGAAAAATGCATTTGATGAAATGAAAAAACCTAAATCTGAAGATCTGCCCTCTGGTTTTAGAGGGTTAAAGGCAATAGTTGTTGATGGAAAACCGGTGAGAGCTGCTGTGACGAAATACCATTTGAAGAGACTTGGTATCTTAGTTGAAGTTGCAAGCAACATCAAAACAGTCACTTTATCTACCAAAAATGGTTCTGTAACATCTGG AAATATTATGCACCCAGATATCGTTCTAGTTGAGAAGGACCTGTGGATTTCTATTGAAGATGGTGGTTTTTGTGTAAGACAGTTGGACTGGGAACAGAATGGACATATGTTCAAGTTGCCTAAGATGATCCTTCTTGCAACCAATATTAGCAATGCTGAATTTGATAAGGCAAAGGCTGCAGGTTTTGCAGATACTGTGATAATGAAACCTTTGAGGGCAAGTATGATAGCTGCATGTCTTCAACAAGTGTTGGGGATAGGAAAAAAGAGACAGCAGGGGAGGGATATGCCTAATGGTTCTAGTTTCCTTCAAAGCCTGCTTTgtggaaagaaaattttggtgGTCGATGACAACATGGTTAATCGAAGAGTTGCAGCAGGTGCTTTGAAGAAGTTTGGAGCTGATGTAGATTGTGCTGAGAGCGGTAAAGTTGCACTGAAAAAGCTTCAACTGCCACACTGTTTTGATGCCTGCTTCATGGATATTCAAATGCCAGAAATGGATGG ATTTGAGGCAACCCGTCGAATTCGACAGATGGAGAGCCAGGCAAACCAACAAATGAATGGTGGACCCGCTGTTGAGGAATCAACTTGCAGAAAAGGTGAGTGGCATGTGCCAATATTGGCCATGACAGCTGATGTGATCCACGCCACCTACGACGAGTGCTTGAAATGTGGGATGGATGGTTATGTATCAAAACCCTTCGAGGAAGAGAATCTCTATCAAGCAGTTGCCAAGTTCTTCAAGTCTTAA
- the LOC107429183 gene encoding histidine kinase 4 isoform X1 has protein sequence MGLKMQSHQSLAVRLNEQMGTKRGYTLIQSYRAWLPKFLIFWVFLMAILSMFIYNGMDADNKVRRKEVLSSMCDQRARMLQDQFSVSVNHVHALAILVSTFHYYKNPSAIDQETFAEYTARTAFERPLLSGVAYAQRVVDSERENFERQHGWTIKTMKREPSPLRDEYAPVIFSQETVSYIESLDMMSGEEDRENILRSRATGKAVLTSPFRLLGSHHLGVVLTFPVYKSKLPSSPTVEERIEATAGYLGGAFDVESLVENLLGQLAGNQAFLVNVYDITNSSDPLIMYGHQNQDGDMSLVHESKLDFGDPFRKHQMICSYHQKAPTSWTALTTAFLFFVIGLLVGYILYGAAIHIVKVEDDFHEMQELKGRAEAADVAKSQFLATVSHEIRTPMNGILGMLALLLDTDLSSTQRDYAQTAQACGKALIALINEVLDRAKIEAGKLELEAVPFDLRSILDDVLSLFSEKSRNKGIELAVFVSDKVPDIVMGDPGRFRQVITNLVGNSVKFTERGHIFVKVHLAESPKAMMNGKSESTLNGVPNEDVLTSGGCQFKTLSGCEAADDRNCWDTFKHLIDDKEFRYGSSSNRVATNEEYVTLMVCVEDTGIGIPLRAQDRVFMPFMQADSSTSRNYGGTGIGLSISKCLVELMGGQISFISRPHVGSTFSFTAVFGRCKKNAFDEMKKPKSEDLPSGFRGLKAIVVDGKPVRAAVTKYHLKRLGILVEVASNIKTVTLSTKNGSVTSGRNIMHPDIVLVEKDLWISIEDGGFCVRQLDWEQNGHMFKLPKMILLATNISNAEFDKAKAAGFADTVIMKPLRASMIAACLQQVLGIGKKRQQGRDMPNGSSFLQSLLCGKKILVVDDNMVNRRVAAGALKKFGADVDCAESGKVALKKLQLPHCFDACFMDIQMPEMDGFEATRRIRQMESQANQQMNGGPAVEESTCRKGEWHVPILAMTADVIHATYDECLKCGMDGYVSKPFEEENLYQAVAKFFKS, from the exons ATGGGTCTGAAGATGCAGAGCCACCAGTCTTTGGCTGTAAGGTTGAATGAACAAATGGGAACAAAAAGAGGCTACACATTGATTCAGTCCTACAGGGCTTGGCTCCCAAAGTTTCTGATTTTTTGGGTCTTCCTTATGGCAATCTTAAGCATGTTCATCTACAATGGAATGGATGCTGATAACAAGGTAAGAAGGAAAGAAGTGCTGAGCAGCATGTGTGATCAAAGGGCCAGGATGTTGCAAGATCAGTTCAGCGTTAGCGTTAACCATGTCCATGCCCTCGCCATCCTTGTCTCCACCTTCCACTACTACAAGAACCCATCTGCAATTGATCAG gaaACTTTTGCGGAATACACTGCCCGTACAGCTTTTGAGAGGCCTCTACTGAGTGGGGTGGCTTATGCACAAAGAGTGGTTGATTCAGAGAGGGAAAATTTTGAGAGGCAACATGGCTGGACCATAAAGACAATGAAGAGAGAGCCCTCCCCTCTGAGAGATGAATATGCACCGGTGATTTTCTCTCAGGAAACTGTATCATACATTGAGTCACTTGACATGATGTCCGGTGAG GAGGATAGAGAAAACATTTTGAGGTCTAGGGCTACTGGGAAAGCTGTTCTAACAAGTCCTTTTAGGCTACTAGGTTCACATCATCTTGGTGTTGTGTTGACTTTCCCTGTTTACAAATCCAAACTCCCTTCAAGCCCTACAGTGGAAGAGCGTATTGAAGCGACTGCTGG TTACCTTGGTGGAGCCTTTGATGTTGAGTCTCTAGTGGAAAATTTACTTGGGCAACTTGCTGGGAATCAGGCATTTTTGGTCAATGTATATGATATCACAAACTCTTCTGATCCCCTCATCATGTATGGTCACCAAAATCAAGATGGTGATATGTCTCTTGTACATGAAAGTAAGCTTGATTTTGGAGATCCATTCAGGAAGCATCAGATGATATGCAG TTATCATCAAAAGGCTCCCACTTCGTGGACAGCGCTCACCACTgcatttttattctttgttaTTGGCTTACTTGTGGGCTATATCTTATATGGAGCAGCTATTCACATTGTTAAAGTGGAGGATGATTTCCATGAAATGCAGGAACTAAAAGGCAGAGCGGAAGCTGCTGATGTTGCAAAATCTCAG TTTCTAGCTACTGTTTCTCACGAAATTAGAACACCCATGAACGGTATCCTTG GAATGCTTGCTCTGCTTTTAGATACAGATTTAAGCTCAACTCAGAGGGATTATGCTCAAACTGCTCAAGCCTGTGGAAAGGCGCTGATAGCGTTGATAAATGAGGTACTTGACCGGGCAAAGATAGAAGCAGGCAAGTTAGAGCTAGAAGCAGTTCCATTTGACCTTCGGTCTATTTTAGATGATGTCCTATCTTTGTTTTCTGAGAAGTCTAGAAACAAGGGTATTGAG CTGGCGGTCTTTGTTTCGGATAAAGTTCCAGATATTGTTATGGGGGATCCAGGAAGATTCAGGCAGGTCATTACAAATCTCGTGGGCAACTCCGTTAAA TTCACTGAACGGGGACATATATTTGTCAAAGTCCATCTAGCTGAATCACCCAAGGCTATGATGAATGGTAAATCTGAATCGACTTTGAATGGAGTTCCAAATGAAGATGTGCTGACATCTGGAGGTTGTCAGTTTAAAACATTAAGTGGTTGTGAAGCAGCTGATGACAGGAACTGTTGGGACACCTTCAAGCATCTAATCGATGATAAAGAATTCAGATATGGTTCTTCAAGTAATAGGGTGGCCACTAATGAAGAATATGTCACTTTGATGGTATGCGTGGAGGATACAGGAATTGGGATCCCCTTACGTGCCCAAGATCGTGTATTCATGCCCTTCATGCAGGCAGACAGCTCTACCTCTAGAAATTATGGAGGCACTGGTATAGGCTTGAGCATCAGTAAGTGTCTAGTTGAGCTGATGGGTGGTCAAATCAGCTTCATAAGTCGACCTCATGTTGGGAGCACATTTTCCTTCACCGCTGTTTTTGGGAGGTGTAAGAAAAATGCATTTGATGAAATGAAAAAACCTAAATCTGAAGATCTGCCCTCTGGTTTTAGAGGGTTAAAGGCAATAGTTGTTGATGGAAAACCGGTGAGAGCTGCTGTGACGAAATACCATTTGAAGAGACTTGGTATCTTAGTTGAAGTTGCAAGCAACATCAAAACAGTCACTTTATCTACCAAAAATGGTTCTGTAACATCTGG CAGAAATATTATGCACCCAGATATCGTTCTAGTTGAGAAGGACCTGTGGATTTCTATTGAAGATGGTGGTTTTTGTGTAAGACAGTTGGACTGGGAACAGAATGGACATATGTTCAAGTTGCCTAAGATGATCCTTCTTGCAACCAATATTAGCAATGCTGAATTTGATAAGGCAAAGGCTGCAGGTTTTGCAGATACTGTGATAATGAAACCTTTGAGGGCAAGTATGATAGCTGCATGTCTTCAACAAGTGTTGGGGATAGGAAAAAAGAGACAGCAGGGGAGGGATATGCCTAATGGTTCTAGTTTCCTTCAAAGCCTGCTTTgtggaaagaaaattttggtgGTCGATGACAACATGGTTAATCGAAGAGTTGCAGCAGGTGCTTTGAAGAAGTTTGGAGCTGATGTAGATTGTGCTGAGAGCGGTAAAGTTGCACTGAAAAAGCTTCAACTGCCACACTGTTTTGATGCCTGCTTCATGGATATTCAAATGCCAGAAATGGATGG ATTTGAGGCAACCCGTCGAATTCGACAGATGGAGAGCCAGGCAAACCAACAAATGAATGGTGGACCCGCTGTTGAGGAATCAACTTGCAGAAAAGGTGAGTGGCATGTGCCAATATTGGCCATGACAGCTGATGTGATCCACGCCACCTACGACGAGTGCTTGAAATGTGGGATGGATGGTTATGTATCAAAACCCTTCGAGGAAGAGAATCTCTATCAAGCAGTTGCCAAGTTCTTCAAGTCTTAA